The following coding sequences are from one Malaciobacter pacificus window:
- a CDS encoding transposase — protein sequence MPTKPRIDFAGFHHIVNRGVNRTNVFNHPNDKDMFLQIINKSSKVHNIILHTYALMENHYHLLLETKEENLSSFMRIVNANYAIYFNRKYNRSGHLWQDRYKSKYVLSDNYLYTVIKYIEYNPLEANISSKISSYPFTLSYNIFKGLKYYPCCENSILLKDFDIKTLSDFLNNPLNDKEIELLSEKENIEKKKNKINVLKIKTLNEHFKDVDSKEQRNNSIFNSFYDGYTQVEIGNYLNLSKSSISKILKSGDSTPGVKKLC from the coding sequence ATGCCTACAAAACCTAGAATTGATTTTGCGGGATTTCATCATATTGTAAATAGAGGAGTAAATAGAACAAATGTCTTTAATCATCCAAATGATAAAGATATGTTTTTACAAATCATAAATAAAAGCTCAAAAGTTCATAATATCATATTACATACTTATGCTTTGATGGAGAATCATTATCACCTTTTACTAGAAACAAAGGAAGAGAATCTATCATCATTTATGAGAATTGTAAATGCAAATTATGCAATATATTTCAACAGAAAATATAATAGAAGTGGCCATTTGTGGCAAGATAGATATAAATCAAAATATGTTTTATCTGATAACTATTTGTATACAGTAATAAAATATATTGAGTACAACCCTCTTGAAGCAAATATTAGCTCAAAAATTTCATCTTATCCTTTTACTTTATCATATAATATTTTTAAAGGTTTGAAATATTATCCTTGTTGCGAAAATTCAATTTTATTAAAAGATTTTGATATTAAGACATTGAGTGATTTTTTAAATAATCCACTGAATGATAAAGAAATTGAGTTACTAAGTGAAAAAGAAAATATAGAAAAAAAGAAAAATAAAATCAATGTACTGAAAATTAAAACATTAAATGAGCATTTTAAAGATGTAGATTCAAAAGAACAAAGAAATAACTCAATTTTTAACTCTTTTTATGATGGTTATACTCAAGTTGAGATTGGAAATTATTTGAATTTATCTAAATCATCTATTTCAAAAATACTAAAAAGTGGAGATTCAACCCCTGGGGTTAAAAAATTATGCTAA
- a CDS encoding ferric reductase-like transmembrane domain-containing protein encodes MKILNLVLLTPLLYLLVRLFIFEDVNDPIKYIYTLTGVSATVILFISITFSIIKEKINLIKYRKIVGLYGFFYALLHLLNFIGFDAQFDVLFIFEETIDKPFIYLGMIAFFIVLFMALTSSKILFRKFNKFHKLIYIALVLIIIHWLMAQKSLEFTSYLYLALCIVVLMLRLNKLSIKSNH; translated from the coding sequence ATGAAGATTTTAAATTTAGTTTTACTAACACCGCTTTTATATTTATTAGTTAGATTGTTTATATTTGAAGATGTAAATGACCCTATAAAATATATTTATACACTAACTGGTGTTAGTGCTACTGTGATTCTGTTTATATCTATTACTTTTTCAATTATAAAAGAGAAAATAAATCTTATCAAATATAGAAAAATAGTTGGCCTTTATGGATTTTTTTATGCACTACTTCATTTACTAAATTTTATTGGCTTTGATGCTCAGTTTGATGTGTTATTTATTTTTGAAGAGACAATTGATAAGCCATTTATTTATCTAGGAATGATTGCTTTTTTTATAGTTTTATTTATGGCTTTAACATCGAGTAAAATACTTTTTAGAAAATTTAATAAATTTCACAAACTAATTTACATAGCTTTGGTATTAATAATTATACATTGGCTTATGGCACAAAAAAGTTTAGAGTTCACAAGTTACCTATATTTGGCACTTTGTATAGTAGTTTTAATGCTAAGATTAAATAAACTTAGTATAAAAAGTAACCATTAA
- the msrP gene encoding protein-methionine-sulfoxide reductase catalytic subunit MsrP produces the protein MKIFKKPSWQLSENEVTPKELFEKRRDFIKLGAASLVASSALTELLAKENIPTPTLNYIKDTNPDNLKLNTFEQITSHNNFYEFTTNQSRVKDLAHTLDTDNWLITIDGEVEKPLEIYFEDLVKMFDLEERIYRFRCVEGWSMVVPWVGFPLKELVKKVKPLSSAKYVKFETLYDPFSFPDQKRGKLGVIDYPYVEGLRIDEAMNDLPLLAVGLYGDSMPKQNGAPIRLIVPWKYGFKSIKSVVKVSFVKEEPLNTWQKENPREYGFYANVNPNVDHPRWSQKRERVLGSFLKQKTLMYNGYEKEVAHLYKGMDLTKYI, from the coding sequence ATGAAAATATTTAAAAAACCTTCATGGCAATTAAGTGAAAATGAAGTAACTCCAAAAGAATTATTTGAAAAAAGAAGAGATTTTATAAAACTTGGTGCGGCTAGTTTAGTAGCAAGTTCTGCATTAACTGAGCTTCTTGCAAAAGAGAATATCCCTACACCAACTCTAAACTATATAAAAGATACAAACCCTGATAATCTAAAACTAAACACTTTTGAGCAAATCACAAGTCATAATAACTTTTATGAATTTACCACAAATCAAAGTAGAGTAAAAGACTTAGCTCATACACTAGATACAGATAATTGGTTAATTACTATTGATGGAGAAGTTGAAAAACCTCTTGAGATATATTTTGAAGATTTAGTAAAGATGTTTGACTTAGAAGAGAGAATTTATAGATTTAGATGTGTTGAGGGTTGGTCTATGGTTGTTCCTTGGGTTGGATTTCCATTAAAAGAGTTAGTAAAAAAAGTAAAACCTCTTTCAAGTGCAAAGTATGTAAAGTTTGAGACTTTATATGACCCATTTAGTTTTCCAGACCAAAAAAGAGGAAAACTAGGAGTGATAGATTACCCTTATGTAGAGGGTCTTAGAATTGATGAAGCCATGAATGACTTGCCACTACTTGCTGTTGGTTTATATGGTGATTCTATGCCAAAACAAAATGGTGCTCCAATTAGACTTATTGTTCCTTGGAAATATGGTTTTAAATCTATTAAATCTGTAGTTAAAGTCTCTTTTGTAAAAGAAGAGCCTCTAAATACTTGGCAAAAAGAAAATCCAAGAGAGTATGGTTTTTATGCAAATGTAAATCCAAATGTTGATCATCCAAGATGGTCTCAAAAAAGAGAACGTGTTTTAGGAAGTTTTTTAAAGCAAAAGACTTTGATGTACAATGGATATGAAAAAGAAGTTGCACATTTATACAAGGGTATGGATTTAACAAAGTATATTTAG
- a CDS encoding ElyC/SanA/YdcF family protein has protein sequence MFLLKKFISAFLLPIPIGIFLLFLAFIFLISNSYKKAKVFSILALLWFILLSNQFISNAILSPLENSHKALLETPNVNYILVLGSGHKSDDNISITSQVKSTGVNRLVEGIRHYNKLENVKFIVSGYSGFDENSHASMQEKLAISLGVNPNDIIRLDTPKDTYSEAIEVKKIVDNQAFILVTSASHMKRSMLLFQKVGLNPIAAPTQNLAYESEGYSSYFNSENLRKVEVAVHEYLGILWSKIRGQI, from the coding sequence ATGTTTTTATTGAAAAAATTTATTTCGGCATTTTTATTACCAATTCCAATTGGTATTTTTTTGCTGTTTTTGGCTTTTATTTTTTTAATTTCAAACTCATATAAAAAAGCAAAAGTTTTTTCTATCCTTGCACTTCTTTGGTTTATTTTATTATCTAATCAATTTATTTCAAATGCAATTTTGTCTCCTTTAGAAAATTCACATAAAGCCCTTTTAGAAACACCTAATGTGAATTATATTTTAGTTTTAGGTAGCGGACATAAAAGCGATGACAACATAAGTATTACTTCTCAAGTAAAAAGTACAGGAGTTAATAGATTAGTTGAAGGTATAAGACACTACAACAAGCTAGAAAATGTAAAGTTTATAGTTTCTGGTTATAGTGGTTTTGATGAAAACTCACATGCCTCTATGCAAGAAAAACTTGCAATATCTTTAGGTGTAAACCCTAATGATATAATAAGGTTGGATACTCCAAAAGATACTTATTCAGAAGCAATTGAAGTAAAAAAAATAGTAGATAATCAAGCTTTTATTTTAGTTACAAGTGCATCTCATATGAAAAGATCAATGCTTCTTTTTCAAAAAGTTGGTTTAAACCCAATAGCTGCTCCAACTCAAAACTTAGCTTATGAATCTGAAGGTTATTCTTCATATTTTAATTCAGAAAATCTAAGAAAAGTTGAAGTTGCAGTTCATGAGTATTTAGGTATTTTATGGTCAAAGATAAGAGGACAAATTTGA
- the tpx gene encoding thiol peroxidase, translating to MATTMLKGNVVNLAGTEVNVGDTAPVVNVVAQDLSNVQVGGSEKTQIVVVVPSLDTPVCAAETRRFNEEAAKIEGAEVIVVSMDLPFAMKRFCTTEGIENLTVGSDFRAKEFANAYGVLIADGALAGVTCRAIFVIKGGQVTYKEICPEITEEPNYNAALSAVLSCGTGCGCH from the coding sequence ATGGCAACAACAATGTTAAAAGGAAATGTTGTAAATTTAGCTGGAACTGAAGTTAACGTAGGTGATACAGCTCCAGTAGTAAACGTAGTAGCTCAAGACTTATCAAATGTTCAAGTTGGTGGAAGTGAAAAAACTCAAATCGTAGTAGTAGTTCCATCATTAGATACTCCTGTTTGTGCAGCTGAAACTAGAAGATTCAATGAAGAAGCAGCAAAAATCGAAGGTGCAGAAGTTATCGTAGTTTCTATGGACTTACCATTTGCAATGAAAAGATTTTGTACAACTGAAGGAATTGAAAATTTAACAGTAGGATCTGACTTTAGAGCAAAAGAATTTGCAAATGCTTATGGTGTTTTAATTGCTGATGGTGCATTAGCAGGTGTTACTTGTAGAGCAATCTTTGTAATCAAAGGTGGTCAAGTAACTTATAAAGAAATTTGTCCAGAAATTACTGAAGAGCCAAACTACAATGCAGCTTTAAGTGCAGTATTATCTTGTGGTACAGGATGTGGTTGTCACTAA
- a CDS encoding S1 RNA-binding domain-containing protein — MNEKIKIGEINSLKLNRVSEPGVYLIAADEEEVLLPNIYVTKTMAMGSVIDVFVYTDSEDRPVATTLKPYAKLGEIAFLEIVDSAKFGYFLDMGLPKDLLLPKNRTKKTFNIGERAIVQLQLDEKTNRLIASQKYILEKKITGLERKDEVEVMVYSKTPLGFKVIVNNLYEGMIFHNEIFENVSIGDKKRAYVKTVRSDNKLDITLQKIGEKVKDNEVYEILVQNGGKLDFTYKSDSTDIKEMFGVSKKSFKATLTKLIQEGKIILDETSIRVKS; from the coding sequence ATGAATGAAAAAATAAAAATAGGTGAGATAAACTCACTAAAATTAAACAGAGTTAGTGAACCAGGTGTTTACTTAATTGCAGCAGATGAAGAGGAAGTATTACTTCCAAATATATATGTTACAAAAACTATGGCTATGGGCTCAGTTATTGATGTGTTTGTTTACACTGACAGTGAAGATAGACCAGTAGCTACTACACTAAAACCTTATGCAAAGCTTGGCGAGATTGCTTTTTTAGAGATTGTTGATAGTGCTAAGTTTGGGTACTTTTTAGATATGGGATTACCAAAAGATTTATTATTACCTAAAAATAGAACTAAAAAAACTTTTAATATCGGTGAGAGAGCAATAGTTCAGTTACAACTTGATGAAAAAACAAATAGACTTATTGCATCACAAAAATATATCTTAGAGAAAAAAATCACTGGATTAGAAAGAAAAGATGAAGTTGAAGTTATGGTTTATTCAAAAACTCCACTTGGATTTAAAGTAATAGTAAACAATCTTTATGAAGGTATGATTTTCCATAATGAAATTTTTGAAAATGTAAGTATAGGTGATAAAAAAAGAGCTTATGTAAAAACTGTAAGAAGTGATAATAAACTAGATATTACTTTACAGAAGATTGGCGAGAAAGTAAAAGATAATGAAGTTTATGAAATCTTAGTTCAAAATGGTGGAAAGCTAGATTTTACTTATAAAAGTGACTCTACAGACATAAAAGAGATGTTTGGGGTTAGTAAGAAATCATTTAAAGCAACTCTTACTAAGTTAATACAAGAGGGTAAAATAATCCTTGATGAAACATCAATAAGAGTTAAATCGTAA
- a CDS encoding metal ABC transporter permease: protein MFEALQYDFIQNAIIAGVLISIAAGIIGSLVVVNKITFLTGGIAHSSYGGIGLAIYLGIPVLFGATVFAIITAIIIAILTINDKKRIDSIIGMMWASGMAIGIIFVDLTPGYNVDLMSYLFGSIIAVSSDDITYLLLLDLFIISVVSIFYKQILAVSYDSEFASLRGINVKFFYTLILILAGLCVVAAIKAVGLILVIALLTIPTYLAETFANKLSKMMFISALLATLFTLLGLVISYLYDISSGASIIIVAVAILVIVKLIKR, encoded by the coding sequence ATGTTTGAAGCTTTACAATATGACTTTATTCAAAATGCAATCATAGCAGGAGTTCTAATCTCAATTGCTGCTGGTATCATTGGCTCACTTGTAGTTGTAAATAAAATCACTTTTTTAACAGGTGGAATTGCCCATAGTTCTTATGGTGGAATTGGACTTGCTATTTATTTAGGAATTCCAGTGCTTTTTGGAGCAACTGTTTTTGCAATAATCACTGCAATAATCATCGCAATACTAACCATAAATGATAAGAAAAGAATAGACTCCATCATAGGTATGATGTGGGCTAGTGGTATGGCTATTGGTATTATATTTGTGGATTTAACACCTGGCTATAATGTGGATTTGATGTCATATCTTTTTGGTAGTATTATTGCTGTATCAAGTGATGATATAACTTATCTCTTACTTCTTGATTTATTTATCATAAGTGTAGTATCAATTTTCTATAAGCAAATACTAGCCGTTTCTTATGATAGTGAATTTGCAAGTCTAAGAGGAATAAATGTAAAGTTCTTTTATACACTTATTTTAATCCTTGCAGGACTTTGTGTAGTTGCAGCTATCAAAGCAGTTGGGCTTATACTTGTGATTGCTCTTTTGACTATTCCTACATATTTAGCTGAAACTTTTGCTAATAAACTGTCTAAAATGATGTTTATAAGTGCTCTTTTAGCTACTTTATTTACACTTCTTGGACTTGTGATTTCTTACCTTTATGATATTAGCTCAGGGGCTAGTATTATTATCGTTGCAGTTGCTATTTTGGTTATTGTGAAGTTGATTAAAAGATAA
- the amrA gene encoding AmmeMemoRadiSam system protein A yields the protein MENQILLDIVKKSIEKKFDSNIKIDKEKLLSDFPKLQNPGATFVTLNLDGELRGCIGSLQAKRSLIDDLISNAYAAAFEDPRFLELTPSEFKKVDIEISILSSPVEVQYSDLNDLKSKIKPNIHGVILEYNRKRSTFLPQVWEQLATFEEFFSHLIYKGSFDDNLFDYNPKVFVYEVKKIK from the coding sequence ATGGAAAATCAAATCTTATTAGATATTGTAAAAAAGTCTATAGAAAAAAAGTTTGATTCAAATATCAAAATAGATAAAGAGAAACTTTTAAGTGATTTTCCAAAACTTCAAAATCCTGGTGCAACTTTCGTAACTCTAAATTTAGATGGAGAATTAAGAGGTTGTATTGGTTCACTTCAAGCTAAAAGAAGTTTAATAGATGACTTAATCTCAAATGCATATGCTGCAGCATTTGAAGATCCAAGATTTTTGGAATTAACACCTAGTGAGTTTAAAAAAGTAGATATTGAGATCTCTATTTTAAGCTCACCTGTTGAAGTTCAATACTCTGATTTAAATGATTTAAAATCAAAAATAAAACCAAATATCCATGGTGTGATTTTAGAATACAATAGAAAGAGAAGCACCTTTTTACCCCAAGTTTGGGAACAGTTAGCAACTTTTGAAGAGTTTTTTTCTCATCTTATTTATAAAGGTAGTTTTGATGATAACTTATTTGACTATAATCCTAAAGTATTTGTCTATGAGGTTAAAAAAATCAAATGA
- a CDS encoding metal ABC transporter ATP-binding protein: MKLIEIENLSYKYQKQNVLENVNLSIDNDDFLAIIGPNGGGKSTLLKLVLGLLKPQNGKVNKNIKNDKIGYVPQNTNLNTDFPITALEVVLMGHVSKQKRIFGYSSHDKSCAMNSLKQVGMEEFANSKIGDLSGGQRQRVFIARALCSTPQILLLDEPTASIDVKGQKEIYELLKELNKSICIVVVSHDISVLLNYAKNVAHVNKNLVYHKLDQVTNNVSANDEHLCEVELLAALGKTQVCCNHEH; this comes from the coding sequence TTGAAACTAATTGAAATAGAAAATCTTTCTTATAAATATCAAAAACAAAATGTTCTAGAAAATGTAAATTTATCAATAGATAATGATGATTTTTTAGCAATCATTGGACCAAATGGTGGCGGTAAATCAACTTTACTAAAACTAGTTTTAGGTTTATTAAAACCTCAAAATGGAAAAGTAAATAAAAATATCAAAAATGACAAAATAGGATATGTTCCTCAAAATACAAACTTAAATACTGACTTTCCTATTACTGCTCTTGAAGTAGTCCTAATGGGACATGTCTCAAAACAAAAAAGAATTTTTGGTTATTCAAGTCATGATAAATCTTGTGCTATGAATTCCCTTAAACAAGTTGGAATGGAAGAGTTTGCAAATAGCAAAATCGGAGATTTAAGTGGAGGTCAGAGACAAAGAGTATTTATAGCTCGGGCACTTTGTTCAACTCCTCAGATTTTACTACTTGATGAACCAACAGCAAGTATTGATGTAAAGGGACAAAAAGAGATTTATGAGTTATTAAAAGAGCTTAATAAATCTATTTGTATAGTTGTTGTTAGTCATGATATTTCAGTTCTTTTAAACTATGCAAAAAATGTAGCCCATGTAAATAAAAATCTTGTGTATCACAAACTAGACCAAGTAACTAACAATGTATCAGCAAATGATGAACATCTTTGTGAAGTTGAACTTTTAGCAGCACTTGGTAAAACTCAAGTTTGTTGTAATCATGAGCATTAA
- the amrB gene encoding AmmeMemoRadiSam system protein B, producing MSIRKTVVAGSFYPNEKDEILRYINHFNSFEDTDETFEDIKAIIVPHAGYIYSGYTANLAYKKASLKSYKRVVVIGPSHNVYLKGASVALYDEYETPLGNLSIDKEFSQYLIDKYDFLDFNIECEFEHSTEVQVPFIKHYFGDVEIVEIIYGEIDYKEISKIIDEVLNSSVNLVVISTDLSHFYTLEEANNLDGFFLSAVQNKNLDLFNSCEACGKVGVKALINWAIQNRYESKLLHYCTSADVSKDKNRVVGYTSALIGR from the coding sequence ATGAGTATTAGAAAAACAGTAGTTGCAGGAAGTTTTTATCCAAATGAAAAAGATGAGATTTTAAGATATATTAATCATTTTAATAGTTTTGAAGATACAGACGAAACATTTGAAGATATTAAAGCAATTATTGTTCCCCATGCTGGATATATTTATAGTGGATATACTGCAAATTTAGCATATAAAAAAGCAAGTTTAAAAAGCTACAAAAGAGTAGTTGTAATTGGTCCATCTCATAATGTTTATTTAAAGGGTGCGAGTGTAGCTTTGTATGATGAGTATGAAACACCTCTTGGAAATTTATCTATTGACAAAGAGTTTAGTCAGTATTTAATAGATAAATATGACTTTTTAGATTTTAATATTGAGTGTGAATTTGAACACTCAACAGAAGTACAAGTTCCATTTATCAAACACTATTTTGGTGATGTTGAAATAGTAGAAATAATTTATGGTGAGATTGATTATAAAGAGATTTCCAAGATTATTGATGAGGTTTTAAATAGCAGTGTTAATTTAGTAGTAATTAGCACTGACTTAAGTCATTTTTACACTTTAGAAGAGGCAAATAATTTGGATGGATTTTTTTTAAGTGCTGTTCAAAATAAGAATTTAGATTTGTTTAATTCTTGTGAAGCTTGTGGTAAAGTTGGTGTAAAGGCACTTATAAATTGGGCAATACAAAATAGATATGAATCAAAGTTACTTCATTACTGTACAAGTGCAGATGTTTCAAAAGACAAAAATAGAGTAGTTGGTTATACATCAGCTTTAATAGGAAGATAA